ATTTCTCTTGCCTTTCCCCAATGTaattactttaaaaacaaatatgtTTTTAGCAAAAGGAAGTTAGAAAATCAATGTATTGAAAATAGgactgttttctttccttgtgaTTAAAGCAGGCTCCCATGTATGTCCTACCCATGTCACAGGATCAAGGCTTCAGGGATGCTGCATATTGGCATTTGCATTGTGCCACTCTGACTTGCCCTGTCTTTTgcatttatttggatttttctgttctgtcatttttttttcaattcccTTCTATTTCTGATCTTTTTGTTTTGTCAGACAGAAGACAAACACACTCTACAGGCCAAAAAGAAGCATCACAGCTATTTTGTGGGCTGCGTGCAGTGCTGTCCCTGGAGAGCAGTAACTGAGAAGAGTTAAGGCAATGGAAGCCCAGTTCAGGCACGCTGCTGAGGGGCAGAGTCCTCACACACAGGTGTCTGTAGGGGGGTCTGGAGCTGATTCCTGTTCCAGCTCCGTGTGCACCTGCATAGCTCGGGGCAGCGGCGCTGCAGGCTGCGCCCTGCGGGTCTCTGAAGGGACAAGCCCAGGCACACTTGCAGCTCAGCGTGTGTCCCAGATTGTCTGGATCAGCCAGGCATGGCCAGAACACATCTCAGCCTACcaggaggggcagcaaggccCGCTCTTCATCTGTGGATGGCCCAAAGCACCAGAAGCTGCACAGCGGAGTTGGAAGATGGTGGTATAGAAGGAAGGTTGGAGGCTTGCATCACAGAACTTGCTGTGCTTTTCACCTGATGGTGCTTTTGGACTTCATAGCACTTAAAAACCTTTCCAGGCTTCTTGCTTCAGTTTGGGAATTGAACGCCACTGAGAATCCCTTATATTGCTGATTTTGTTGTTTAATCTGCTCAGGTTCTAAATGTTTCTGTTCTAAATTTTCAAGCTGCGTGGTTAACCAGAAGCAATAGAGTGAGGATCCCTTGCTTATTGGGGCTCAGACCATAATTCCAATTCTATAGGAATTAAAAGTGGAGAATCCTTTGCTTagaaaagagtggaaaaacagaaaataagagCCATGAGGAAAGGTCTGTGAACTGCTGGCCATACAGTTCATGAAGGAAAGCAAGTACAGGGTGTTATATGATTGCAGTGATGGTCATCTGTTGTACAAGCTACAAACACTGTGGACCTTAAAGACATCTCTCCTGAATTCTAAAATCCCTTAACTAGTCTGAGTCATTTGTACAGCTGAACAGACTCAAGGTCTCTGAAGTAAATTGGAAATACCTGTAATTCTGCAGAAAGTTAGGGAAGAGTTATGTAGTCCCaaagcagaggaagaaataaaaaggagtCATAAAACCTCTGGTCTCTGGGAAAGCTCTGGGTGAAGATGACTTTCTAATAGAATTTTCTAAACTCTCTCAGTCTCACTTGGCTTCTGACATATGGAAAAATTTTCGAAAGGCCAAAACAAAAGGGTTACTTTTCAACATTAACTGCAGTGTTGGGTTTTCTTAACTCTCTCTCCTAGGAAATAAGTCACCAATGCACCATTCTCAATAATTAAATTACAGACCAATTCTTCTGACTAATGTGACTCAGAAGACGCAGGTTGAAACAGCATCTAGAAAATGTCTGAGCAGAGTACCTTATGGACAAGAACTCAGCATATAGCTTGGGGTTAACATTAATCAGAAAGCTGCTAGAGAGTCTTATAGGCCTGTTATTATaatttgctatttttaaaattctctgaAGTAATCAGAAAATCAACCAGCTCAACATCCCTAAAGAGAGCTGCTTCCCACCCACCAGCAGTGGCTGACTTCACTGTTGACATAAAAACCATGAAGATCTCAGTCTAGTATTCTGCCATGTAATTGTATCCTTAATTTTGGCCTTGTTGAAAGTCTGCTGGAAAACTGATCTTGTGTGTCCTCATTAGAAGCAATTCATATGTAAAtcatttaagattttttttaacttaaagaaagaaaacattcctgtgACTCAAACATTCTGCAGGCTCTTGCTCCTCTTGCGGCTCCTGTGTGACTGTGACTCCTAGGAAATCTGTGTCTCCTGGCAAATCAGAGTGGGAAGGTTGCTGGCTGGGCTCTCACCTTCTCTTGCCTCAGCTGCTGGAGAAAGCACCTGCCAAGAGACTATCTTTTCCCAGCCTTGGGTCAGTCATTGAAGGGATGTGAGGTGAAGCTCTGCTCTCTTCTACACTCTCCTGCCCAGCATACGCCCATGGAAGGTGTTTCACTTCCTTCAGCCAATACTAGCCATGTATGTAATTACCAGCTTTTCTGCATATTGGAAGGCTTAATTTTTGCTCTTTTATGTGCAAAAATAAGTTGAAGTGGTATTAGTGGAATGACATCCTGGTGTTAAAATGGATTGACATTgaaaaaacattaaataaacACATCAGATGACTTCTCTGGGCCTTTATTGATACAACTGATGAAGCAGCATATGAGGTAACAGCCAAGTTCTTGTCTAAAAGTACAACTTTGATAAAGTTTGGGCACCTATTTCTTCTGAGTATTTCTGGAGCTGGAAATGGAAGTCATCATGAAAGTGTTGACAGCAATTTGAAGGTGTAAAGGAATACTGCATCTTTACCATGATTTCTATGTTTTTGAAATGGATGAGCTGAACCCTCCACACTCTTAACTGTTCCTAAAATACAATGTCTGAGGTATTTGTCTCTAAGAAAGCTGAGTTTTTGCTGGTTAAGAATAAATTTTGAACTACTGCTGAAGGGATTTGGAACTTCTCTTTGGCACCTTGTTATTATAGGCACATAAAAATGTAGAGGAGTGGGACTAGGTAGCAGATGATGAAATTTAGGTTGATTAAAATCTGTTTGTCAAAACCCTGTTTTTCCTTTCTAGAAGAAATTCTACATGAAAAGGtaggaagggaaaaataaaggtAGAGCTTGAGGTAATTTGGGGTATCTTGTTCATGAATTGTCCAGTTCAATACAAAAGAAAATCTTACAGCTGCTAGGAATCTGACCTGGTGCCCAGAAATGTGTAAAAGCACAGCTGGCCCTGTCTGGGCTGCAAATCAGCTTTAACACTAATGGCAACGACTTTATTTCAAGAGAGTATTTAGCTTCAAAAAATGAATAGGGGCTGCATGTTCCAAATGTCATCTGTCAATTTAACAAATGGCAACTATATACACATCTTAATGCCAGATTGCTGTTTCATTAGGCTCCTTGTGAGTTATTCCTTCTTGGTAGCTGGCATTATTctagctgcagcagcagaaaggcGGGAGGGAAGAAGCTCCTCTCCCTGTGATGCAGAGCAGCTCTTGGCTGCTTTTcagggggcagcaggagggagatgcgggcacaaaatgaaaatatgccAGGGGACAACAACAGGGGGGGGGTGTTCCACGGTACAGCCGAGGTAAGCTCGTCACGGAGCCGGCACAGAGATGTCCTGTGGATGGAGTTCGGTGCgcggctgcagccccggcaggTGCTGATGGCTGCGAGCAGCATGCCCAGGATGGTCTGAAAGCTGCAGGGAGCGGGCAGTGCCTCCAAACGGGAGCGCTCTGTAGCGCTGTCCCAGGGGATAAAGGCACATCACAGGCTCGCAGGAAAGAGCAGATAAACTCCCAGGACAACATGCCAAAGCGAGTGAGTGCTGAGGGAACAGCCATGGCGCTGGGTGAAGGTAAAGATGGGCAGGAGCCTGAGCTGTCCCCCTTTGCCCGGCTCCAAGCCCTGCAGTGCCATTTCAGAACTGTccagcactgcacagcacagcagcactgcaaggACTCGCTGCATCTGTAGGTCAATCCAAAGGCTGTCTCTCCCTGAGCTGCAGTTGCCCACACCAAAGCTGTCAGATTTCCCGTGCAGTGGAAATGCTTCTGAAGTGTCCTACCTTGTAATTTTGTGGCTGCCACGGCTGAGAGCCTTCAGCCCTCCCCTTTATCACAGGTAGTTCAAGCATCCTTATGGAGCACCCTGACAGGATAAACACATTGAAATATTTAGAAGTGCAATAAACAGGTATAGTTTCAAATGACTCATTCAGGCTGCTGCCAGTGCAAGTGCTGCACAGCATGACTGGAAAGAGGTTGCAGAGGGCAAGAAAGGACATATTCTCTGTCTCCAGGGCCAGGTAATCACAGGCTGGTGAATACAGGAGCAGCAGGCTCCCTTGCCCAGCAGCTCTGAATGCACAggtgaggaggagcagaaggGCAGCCAGGTAACTTTGTTCACAGGATAAACTGACTTCGTTTGCTTGCACCTCAGCAGCCAGGCAACCTCCTGCTGGGATTCATAAACCAGGGGTAATGTGAAACACTCCCCCCTGTCCCACAGCATTCCCTCTAGGAACCTGCTTCTCCTCAGAAGAGTCTTGCTTGCTCAAGGGTGAGGGGCTCAGTGAATGAACTGCTGTATTCAGCACCTTGCTGGGAAGCTTTGGAGAAGGGAAAATTGTGTTGGATCCTCACAGAGTGCTGGCACAAGTGCTGACACATCTGTGTATAGGCAGTGGAGGGTTCTGCTGGAGAGTTAGAGAGTTTACTGTGAGTCTAGCCTCCAACCAAACCTCCTGCCCAAACTAGCTAATAATCAATAtgccccttttttttctttcaagaaaagcaggttttgcagGGAGATGGAGCACTTGTTACTGTCTTCATTTCACTTTAAATGTGTGGAAAAAGTTGGCAAGTTTTTGAACTGGGTGTCCCTATGGCTGGATGTTGAAAATCTTGCTTGGATTTCTGACTGTCATTTGGCTCAATAGATGTTGCCCCTCCCTGCAAACCTTGTTTCTCTTTCACAATGTGACTGCACAGATAATGGCTGTTGTTTGTATCCTCCCAAGCTAATGTGGCTGTGATGGCCACCTCTAAGCTTGAGAGGAGAGAGTAGGAATTGAGTCATGGGAAGCACTCATTTTTACTGCACTGCCTCCTTGCATGCAGAGAAAGCTCTCAGGGTAAAAGTGCCATGGCAAACCTTGCCCCACAGGTAAATGGGAAATGCTGGCACCAGAAAAATCAGTGCCCCTCCAAGAACACTACAATCTCAGTCATAATTTCAGAAGCTGCTCCTGCTTTATCCGGCAAGACAGCACACACAGgcaccacagcagctgaggaCACAGCTCAGGCAGAAATCAGGGGTGAGACCAAGTTTCTGCCCCTGGCAGAGCCCTTCCTTTTATTTTACTCCCCATCCCTCATCTACCCCCACACcccctgtttctttttttaaaccacTTAGATTTTCAAAAGACAAAAGGAAGGCACCATGTGAAAACATCACTATGGAAACATCACAGGCTCACTTGCACTTGCCTGCCAAGCAACTACCTAACTGAAGTTTTACATCCTATTGGATCACTGTTGGCCATCTGCTCTCCTTCAAACTTCTCTGAATTCCTTATTTTCCTGAAAAGTTCAATTTTAgaaaggagggaggaggaggcaaAGGGAGAATCCAGTATTCTTGGCTAGCGCAGAGCTATTGTGAAAAAGGAAGATAAACTCACTTTGGAGCAGCCTCTTAAAAAGACAAAGATCCATGTTTTGTGAAGTAATTTCATAGAAAATACCTTGTTTCTAGATGCACTTCAATGATAAGAGTATATATTGGCAGCCACAAGGCAAAACACACAAACAGCTGCTTCTAATACTCTTGCACTAATTGTCgtcctctccctttctctcatTTAGCCtcaaatgtattttcttctaaaatgtAAGTTACTGCCTACACTGGAGttgttggctgcaggctccacaGCCTTGCTccaaataaaacacagaaacagATTTCCTGCCAAGCACTGAGGAAGTTTGAAGactttagtttttaaaaatataatcttTTTATCAGCGCCCTAAGCCTGCCAAAGGTAATTATGGGCCATAGCGCATTTACATTAATGCATAGGACCTACAGACATTTCAAAAGCCTAATGGAGAAACTCCATAAATGTACCTATCgaaaaacaaattaattaaattaaactgTCATGTAAAGATATCACTTAATTTTGCAGAGCGGAAGGCACTCTtaatgggaatggaatggatCAGTGAGCATTTCAAAACCCAAAGCTATAATTTAAATTCAGGCTCTCCTCTAGTGTGCAAGTCACAAGACATATTTATTATAGCCTTGGATTGTCAATTGTAATCGGTTTAGCAGAGACAAAGCTGTATTGTTTTGCTTCCTGCCCTCCTAGCTGGTTCAATATATTTTGATGTCAGACTATTGACAAGCAAACCAAAGGCTGAAATAAAATCATGTTTACCTGTAATGAACTGGCAAAAATGCAGTTCAAGGTAAATGTAACCCTGAAGCACAAATGCTTATTTATCAAGCAGCAAGGGGAAAATGGTGAAGCATTTAAACTTCTTTAAATAAACCAGCTGAATATATTTACTGCCACTCTTGAGTCCTGCTATGTGGCAACCTAGAAACaaatagataaaaataaataaaagcactGTGAAAATGAATAGCACCATTTATATGCTGCTGTTCTTGAGTTTTCCAGGTGTCAGTAACAAAGTTGTTGCTCTTGACACTCCTCTAAAGCTAGAGCCAAAGCCTGCCACCAGATTCCCAGCAAACAGACAGCAATACTTCTTCCAGCATGTGCAACCCAGTTTGTTGCAGGATTTCACCTGGtagcagcagctccaaacccagcctaTGCTTCTGCAGCCATGACCAAGCATCTTCTTGTTGAATAAGCCTCCAAGAATGCTTTTCCTAGTATTCTTTCTGTATTCTCTAATTCTCTTGTTAAGTTCACTTTCTGATGAAGAGCACTGAAACCAGTGAGCCCACCAGGTTGTAATTTCCATGGCTTCCTCTTGCCTTTTTTCcagcccctgcaatgagcttaGTTACGGAGAGGTTTCTATGAGCCTGAACTTAGAACCTTCTACCCAGGATCTCTGTAATTGCTTGTGGATCTCTCAAGGTTGCAAACCTGACTCTCGTGGTTATGAAGAGCTGAGGCCCCTCTGAGGGCAGTGGCGCAGGACCAGCgtgccagggccctgcagtgtggTGGCAGGGCCATtcgcagggagggaggagagcgctgccctgcctggggagcaggaggagccgcCTGCGTGGCTCTCAGGAGGGGCTTGTGTTCACGCAGGAGCTGATTTGTTTGTTTCATAAAATACCTGCATATCTGCATTTGTTCTTACTTGGCTAAGTAGCAGGATTTTCAGGTGAAGAGACTCCATCTTTGCTTCCAGTGTAAACTTTCAGCAGTTTGTTCCCCAAGCTAATTATTACGCTAAAAAATCtcaaacccaaccaaccaaccaaaacagccaaaaaaaccccctccCCTATCCAAACTTACCTCAATAATAGACCATTTTCCTTTTGATTACACATTACATTAAACAGAAGTATCTTTTATAACCTTTCTGAAAAATGACAGTTTTTATTGTGCTACACTATTTTTCTGCCATGCCTCTGTTCCAGGATGCACATTATTAGCCTTGATCGTtctcaaaataaatttttttttctcatcctcTTCAGCCTCTTTTGGCTTTGCACAAGACTTGAACTGTTTATTAAGTGACAGGTTACCactgacaaaaaaaatctgttccaaCTTAAGGGTTGAAAAATTGgagaaagcttttaaaatgtgttttgtcCTACTACCAGTAATCTTTCTACTTATTTACATGGCTCCTACTGTCCCACATGTTCCAATAACAACATCCTTCTGTGAAAGAAAGCAATGAGAAAGGAAAGTGTTCATAGCCCCTCTGAAAAGGAAACTGTGTTGAGAGATTTAGGTCCTGGTTCAAAACAGTATGAAGGCTCTGATTCCTATTGTCATTGATGTCAGTGATGAGCCAGATGTCTGATGTCTTTAATTTGGACTTCAGTGATTTCTTCAAGGTATAAGTAAAATCATGGTCCAGCTGAGATGTGAATATATCTACAGTGATAAATTGCCACCTTTTATCACCAGCCAAATACCATCATCACAGGCATGCCTTTTCTTTCCAATAAAGCCATCCCAGTCATTAAAAATGGTCTGTTCCTAAATAGCTTTTTCAGCTTAGCTGTCTGGTTCAGAAGCCCTTCGAGCTCTGAGGCAGATTAATCTACAAACACAGTCATAACTTTTGTTTATGGAACGGGAAAGACTCAAAGAGAGCTCTAATGGTCAGGAGAACAGGACAGGCTACTGACATCAGTTAAAGGGCTTAAGCAAAGAAATATTATTTCTAAACTCTGAAAATACCTATTATGGTAAAAACGCTTTCTTCCCATGTCATTTTGTAAACATTACGTAAAAACATAAAATACAAGTTATTAAGAACAATGGTGACAAAGCAATGCTTTTAATATTCTTCTTAAAAACACTTTTGAAAGCATTTATTTGAAATACCGAAAAAATTTAACTGTATTTAGTTTTTATAGTTATAAAATTTCGAACACTCTTctgcataaaataaaaaacgCTACAGCATTTCTCAAATTTCTGTGTAACAGCCAAATAAACTACCAACAATTTTATCCTTCATGTAAGAATCCACTAAGAGGTATACAATCAAGACTGAACCATACTCGTATTCTTAATTCATTAGTGGAACTTGAAGGCCCTCTTCTGGATTATAAATTACTGCATGGCCAGGCAAAGTACACGGAAATGACAAAGCCAACCAACACAATGAAAAGTGtgttaaatacattttattcATATTATTAGCAACTTCATTTCTGGGTTTTCCCTTGTATTTGGCCATTTTGGTTACTGTAATTtagtatataattatatatatacactaatatatattatatatatatatatatatatatagtaaatAATTTAGGAGCTCAGAACAACTTCTTAGTGGATTCTTAAAAATGAAGTATTTCTTATGCTGATATTTACAAGAGGAGTGGACAGTCTAAAGCGAATTGTGGAGAGTTTCTCCACAACTCTGTATGAAGGTGTTGTGCAGCCCAGTGATATTTGCTTATCCTTATTAAGCAACAGCACACACAAACGGACATGTGATTGTCTGTATGTCCCTGTCTACACAGGTATGAGACTTTCAGAAATTACCTCTGAAAATCTGGCTTGTGCTAAGGCacaaaaaaatgaggaaatattTGCAATGGTCTTAAGTCTACAAGGACTGTACAATTCCTTTATATGCCTTTTGAGTGACTATAGACACACAGACTGTAAAGGACTTACAAATGTAACCTTCTAAGAGAGATGCTTGCTTGCCTAAGCAAACATTTGCTATTGAAAAGCAAGATGCTTCTCCacacacagaaggaaaaaaatattctagaATGTACTGTACAGAAGCACCATTGTAATGGATCTGTCTGTAAACAAGTGGACCTGAACCACCAATTTTCCTCTTTCTAAAAACAGCCATTTACTCTTTTGATTTGTCATGATAACAAGAAATCATAAATATAAAAACGCAGGAACAGGTACTAAGTATCCTATTAATAAAAACTCTGTAGAGAAAATTAAACACAGTTTGATTGAACTGTACATTTTCAAAAAGCAGCATGCTGAAGAAACCTTCACATATTATTTTTTGGTAAGTGTAGGGCTACTGACGACGATCCTTTTTCCGTACTTTGGATTTTGGTGCTGCCAAGAAACAGGAAAGGAGAAGAATCATCAGAAGTGAATTACAGTAATTCCAGTGCCAACATTCTTTTAAATTAGGTTGGGATCAAAATGGATGCATTAATGTAAAACCTACCATTGGGATTTTCTTGTCTGTAAAAAGCTTTTAACAATTCCACTGCTTCTTCAGCACGATAGCCAGAAGAGCACTGTTCAAATTAGAATGATGTTAGTGAGCACATCTGAGAATAACATATTCCATGCTTCACAAAAATGCCTTGAGTacagaataattttaaacaaCTGTACTGTCAACTTAGGGGtcaaaaaaatctccttttcagGTTTAATACCTAATACACTTTAAAAACACTATGTTGAGGCTTAATAGAATAAGTAATTTCCATAATAACTTAGTATTAGGTAGAACAAACTTTCTTAGTAAATTCTGTAAAAGTTTTTATGAAATCCACAATTTCTTTCTTATTAATGTGTTTCCAACCTCCCATATTCCTCAAGCACTTGGAAAGATAAGAGAAATGCAGCTAGGTATTTGCAGATAAGACTCCTGACAGAAAACACTCATCCACGTATCTATTCTTTATTCCTAACAGTCACCTTTCAGATCTTTTTGGTCCTTCTAAAATACTTTTCTATGCCATGAACACTAATGACAAAGCATTTAAATGTCACTCACACTAAATAAATCTCCACCCATGCTAGGAAACAAGTATTTACTCCTATACATTCCACTGCAGTTGCCTACAGAAACAAAAGATTCATAGtatcgagaaccttctcctttCTGTCTTCTGAAtgtataaaaaaatgaaataccaCATGCCAATGTTAACAAATGAACACTCTTCCAGTCCCAACTACACCAATTAATTCAGATGTTAGTCTCACTGACACACTGACAGAAAGATGCCCAATATGTTTACACTGGAGTGCCAAACAGTATTGTTTTCCTGACTGAAATTCTTTGAGCCTTGAGCCTTTTACATTCATTAAATCAGTAATGTGAAAAGTGGAAAAGAACTCCAGGAATCAGTATCGGTGTCTAAGGCAAAATCATGTACAACTGTCAATAATGTAATAAATAAAATGCTATAAATAATCTCTACATCTATGTATGGGTACATAGGTAGTATCATGCTGTAAAGCATCTAGATTTATTTATACTCTACCTCCACTGAATGCTTGTCCAGCCTTTCTCACATGACAAAGATGCCTAAAGCATCTCAGACACTGTTCAGTCTTTCAGTATCCCTACTATTCAGTAAGTTTCTTGATAGCTAAACTTTTTAGAATTTCCTCTGCTACTGTTGCAGTTCAGATTTATTTTGGGATTTGAACTGCATGAAGTAAGTCTAAGCTAATATATTTTACCTCATAAAATCACagactgaaaacaaaaatacaatcATTTCCAGTGGCTCAGCTAAAACCCAGTAATTTTATAAGTTGCTGTTACTTGATATTTATTGATTATGTGTTTGTACATTCTGCAGCTTAAAATCATTTTCCCCCATCTCTTCCTGTAGCATATATTTACTGTTCTAAGTATTACACGTATTTTAGATATATTTAATTCTTACCTTGTCCCACAAGCATGATTCTTTCCCTTACCCTTTGACACAtccttttaaataatttaagaCTGTCATCAGAGTTTCCTCAGTTTTCTTTTAgtacctaatttttttttacattattttctgATTAGGCCAACTTTACTTGACTTTGATCATCTTCCATCTGTGTCCTCTTAAAGTGATGCATAAGATTCTAAAAGCCTGGTAGCAAAGCCAGGCACAGTAGCTGGAAAACAAAGGGAAACATTTTACAGCCTACTTCAAATGGGTCTCCTGAGTCCACCATATCATCAGATGAGATGCTCAGAacggagccacagcctccaaaTCGCTCATTTCGACAGCCGTACACGACCCGTGGAATTTATGGGAGTGAGTCAAGGTATTAAgtgaaaaacaagcaggaaGTACAGAAGCCTGATCTAGGCAGTCATCAAATTTCCTAAAATGTGCTAGAACTCTTCAAACTAAATTAGCTTGAGCTACAATTCCTCTCTCATAAAATCAGAACTTACTTTTGAATGATGTAAGATGTACTGCTGAAAATGCACATCCAGCCTTTCTCAGAAAAGAGGAAACATGAATCTCCAAAGCAGGGTCATACAGAGACATGGTTTACTGATTGATACAACATTCAAAGCTGAACACAGAACTGCATTTGACTCATTTTACATCCTAACAAACATCTCTAAAATGTGTTTGTAATCTCTAACAGCTGTTTGCCCTAACTGCACCATATCTCAGTCACTCCTGAGCCCCTCACTGTTCATCGTGGAGGTGGGTGCAGACCCTCAAACCACCCCTCGTGGCTTTCCCTGACACTGTCCAGCCTTTCTTTGTGGGCCCACCGTTTTAGGAGCAATGGTTTGAGCCAGTTTCCCAGAGTGAGTCAGCAGGAAAGGATACTCATCAAGCGCAGGGCAGCTGCACACATGATACAGGGCTCCACAGTCACGTACAGCACCAGCTGCGGGAACACCTCCCGATAATCCCTCTTGTGCCGCTTGCACCACTCAAGGACCCGGTCAATTGCCACCATTTCTGCATGTCGAGTAGCctagaagagaaaaacaagtattttctttaaagtttGCATTTATTCACTTTTGTTATAGAAGTAATGTAATGCTCTTTGCTGGTTCAAGTTgcaaaagacattttaaagcaCCCAGACTGCAGAAGAAATACTCAAtccaagaaagaaaatattcaacTCCAACCTCCTGTGTGTAGCACACAAGAGCTACAAGTGACagtttttttcttctactttttccaaGGCAGAGGAGGATGCTCAGAAGTTCTCCTCTCTCACTCATGCCAGCACGTAGGCAGGACATGAAAGCTCTGCTTGAGGCTTCAGGGACACACAAAGCTCACTGGCACAACTGACATAGCCCGTACTCTCCTGCACTTCCAAAAGCAAGAATACAGGCTGGATTACTTTCTCTGGAAATATTAACAAAATGCTCCTCGCTGGtaccttttcctccctctgacAATATTCCTGTGTTCACAAGGAATGAATATACCATGAACAGACAACAATTTCAGCGTGTTTCTACAACTTCCTGGTGTGCTCTGTACACACAACATTTTCAGTTTGCCTCAGGTTTAATGCTGCCTGGGGATACATGTACAGTCAGTCCCTCAAGTAATAGGCAGGGATTTCAGCATATGAGTGATTACAAAAAGACAAAGGAatattaatttctcttttatttatcTCTGAATGATTATTATCTCAATATCTATGGCACAAAAACGTGAACAGAAGTGTTGACTTTATTAGTAGAGAGACCAAAACAATCACTAATGTCCCAGTAGCTGTCTGAAATGTCCGCAGCACTGTGTTACACCAAT
This sequence is a window from Zonotrichia albicollis isolate bZonAlb1 chromosome 3, bZonAlb1.hap1, whole genome shotgun sequence. Protein-coding genes within it:
- the ADAT2 gene encoding tRNA-specific adenosine deaminase 2, with protein sequence MAEAGEAAVLAWMDQALDVAKEALEKGEVPVGCLLVYNGEVIGRGRNEVNETKNATRHAEMVAIDRVLEWCKRHKRDYREVFPQLVLYVTVEPCIMCAAALRLMKIPRVVYGCRNERFGGCGSVLSISSDDMVDSGDPFECSSGYRAEEAVELLKAFYRQENPNAPKSKVRKKDRRQ